The Neorhodopirellula lusitana genome contains a region encoding:
- the hpf gene encoding ribosome hibernation-promoting factor, HPF/YfiA family, translated as MQVNVSARHGSLQPGDQELIEEKTIKLRRLYDRINAIEVTIDLKQLDKPSVEIQVSAEHADDMVAHAEATTVIAALDIAIPKVEQQLRKLKARKTDHRTAAHKHIETIDVADDE; from the coding sequence ATGCAGGTGAATGTTTCGGCACGCCACGGTTCATTGCAGCCCGGCGACCAAGAGTTGATCGAAGAGAAAACGATCAAGCTGCGTCGGTTGTATGATCGGATTAATGCGATTGAAGTCACCATCGATTTGAAACAGCTCGATAAACCATCGGTCGAAATTCAGGTTTCCGCCGAGCACGCCGATGACATGGTCGCTCACGCTGAAGCAACTACCGTGATTGCGGCTTTGGACATTGCGATTCCAAAGGTCGAGCAACAGCTGCGAAAACTAAAGGCCCGTAAGACGGATCACCGCACGGCCGCTCACAAACACATTGAAACCATTGATGTCGCCGATGACGAATAA
- a CDS encoding PTS sugar transporter subunit IIA — MKFSDFVKTGAIRADLKATTKEAVIEELVQSLLDSGEIAADQRDDIVAAIMKREELGSTGIGRGVAVPHTKHPSVNELVGTVGVSEQGVDFDSLDGERVQLFFLLISPPERPGDHLRALENISRQLRDESFCRFLKQSKSADDIQQLLQEADDNQFAAG, encoded by the coding sequence ATGAAGTTCTCCGATTTTGTCAAAACCGGTGCGATCCGCGCCGACTTGAAGGCCACCACCAAGGAAGCCGTCATTGAAGAATTGGTCCAGTCTCTTCTGGACTCCGGCGAAATCGCCGCTGATCAACGCGATGACATTGTCGCTGCGATCATGAAACGCGAAGAGCTCGGCAGCACCGGGATTGGCCGCGGTGTCGCTGTCCCTCACACCAAGCATCCTAGTGTTAACGAATTGGTAGGCACCGTTGGTGTCAGCGAGCAAGGCGTTGACTTTGATTCGCTTGATGGCGAGCGAGTTCAGTTGTTCTTCTTGTTGATCAGCCCACCAGAACGCCCTGGCGACCACCTGCGTGCTCTTGAAAATATCTCACGCCAGCTTCGTGATGAATCGTTCTGCCGTTTCTTGAAGCAGAGCAAGTCTGCTGACGATATTCAGCAGCTCCTTCAGGAAGCTGACGACAACCAATTCGCCGCTGGCTAA
- a CDS encoding HPr family phosphocarrier protein, translating into MSSSSSERPSELEQIVRVINPQGLHARPADLLVRCADGFESEIHLQKGSERVDCRSILSLLTLGATAGTELTLTARGADASVALAAVIELFEKGFHELDQASESSVVTDGR; encoded by the coding sequence ATGAGTTCTTCTTCTTCGGAACGTCCGTCAGAGCTTGAGCAGATTGTTCGGGTGATCAACCCGCAGGGGCTGCATGCCCGGCCGGCTGATTTACTGGTGCGCTGCGCGGACGGGTTCGAGTCAGAGATTCATTTGCAGAAAGGTTCCGAACGGGTCGATTGCCGCAGTATCTTGTCATTGTTGACGCTGGGCGCGACTGCCGGGACTGAACTCACGTTGACGGCTCGAGGTGCTGACGCGAGTGTCGCACTGGCGGCTGTTATCGAGCTATTTGAAAAAGGCTTTCATGAGCTTGATCAGGCTTCCGAATCGTCTGTCGTAACCGACGGGCGATGA
- the ptsP gene encoding phosphoenolpyruvate--protein phosphotransferase, which produces MLELQGIPVSPGVAIASALVLDADGYRIPRCIVPASDVEDEFARLHVAVDLVSEQLEQSRLETTAQAGRQTGDIFAAQLQMLHDPRLHSELEKRIGDDRQSAAFAVSGVLHNYASALRKLESPLLADRAQDVLDIERQLLTQLGAVTRQPLSDLSEPVIVLSRMLTPSETASLDRRFVKGFCTEIGGAGGHTAIVAKGLEIPAVVGIGEFLPSIAGADCVIVDGDRGRLIIDPDEETLEHYRQRMEYRRSLAEKLAKQSQLPAQTLDGTRIQLCANIEFPHETVACLERGADGIGLYRTEFLYLAASDEPSEEDHYQAYAEVVKRMEGRPVVVRTLDLGADKMGRGKLAHQENNPFLGLRSIRLSLRNLDLFRPQLRAVLRAAALGDVRVMFPLVTTIGELRQARMLLKVVAEDLADAGVPYRSDLPVGMMVEVPAAVVMLDHFAKEVDFFSIGTNDLAQYTLAVDRSNEYVADLYQSSDPAVLRLIQSSIDVAGAHNIPISVCGEMSSNPARALLLIGMGVRSLSVPPSALPRVKKAIRNVSIEQCEAIAKRVSRLESARDVDLYLLDRLSELAPELVMQ; this is translated from the coding sequence ATGCTGGAATTACAAGGCATTCCCGTTTCACCAGGCGTCGCGATCGCGTCGGCTTTGGTGCTCGACGCGGACGGATACCGAATCCCTCGTTGCATCGTCCCGGCATCGGATGTCGAGGATGAGTTCGCGCGTCTGCACGTTGCTGTGGATTTAGTGAGCGAGCAACTGGAGCAGAGTCGTTTGGAGACGACCGCGCAGGCGGGGCGTCAGACGGGCGATATTTTTGCCGCGCAGTTGCAGATGCTGCATGATCCGCGTTTGCATTCCGAGCTTGAAAAGCGGATCGGTGATGATCGGCAATCCGCTGCGTTTGCCGTTAGCGGTGTGCTCCACAATTACGCTTCGGCGCTGCGTAAACTCGAGAGCCCGTTGCTGGCTGATCGCGCTCAGGATGTTTTGGACATCGAGCGTCAATTGCTGACGCAACTTGGGGCTGTGACTCGGCAACCGCTGTCGGATTTATCCGAGCCGGTCATCGTGCTGTCTCGGATGTTAACGCCTAGCGAAACAGCGAGTCTTGATCGTCGTTTTGTCAAAGGTTTCTGTACGGAAATCGGCGGCGCTGGTGGGCATACGGCGATTGTAGCGAAGGGTCTTGAGATCCCAGCTGTGGTGGGAATCGGTGAGTTCTTGCCCAGTATTGCCGGGGCGGATTGTGTGATCGTCGATGGCGATCGCGGCCGATTGATCATTGATCCCGACGAAGAGACGTTGGAGCATTATCGGCAGCGAATGGAGTATCGGCGTTCGCTTGCCGAGAAGCTTGCCAAGCAGAGTCAGTTGCCGGCCCAGACACTTGATGGAACTCGGATCCAGCTTTGTGCCAATATTGAGTTCCCGCATGAAACGGTGGCGTGCCTAGAAAGAGGCGCCGACGGAATCGGTTTGTACCGGACGGAGTTTCTGTATCTGGCCGCAAGTGATGAGCCCAGTGAAGAGGACCACTACCAGGCGTACGCCGAAGTGGTGAAGCGGATGGAGGGTCGCCCGGTTGTCGTGCGGACGCTCGACTTGGGGGCCGACAAGATGGGCCGTGGCAAGTTGGCTCATCAGGAGAACAATCCATTCTTGGGTTTGCGGAGTATTCGGCTGTCGCTGCGTAATTTAGATTTGTTCCGGCCGCAATTGCGAGCTGTTTTGCGGGCCGCTGCCCTGGGCGACGTGCGGGTGATGTTCCCGCTGGTGACGACGATCGGCGAGTTGCGGCAGGCGCGGATGTTGTTGAAGGTCGTCGCTGAGGACTTGGCTGACGCAGGGGTGCCTTACCGGAGTGACTTGCCGGTTGGGATGATGGTGGAGGTTCCAGCGGCCGTCGTGATGTTGGATCACTTCGCCAAGGAAGTGGATTTTTTCAGTATCGGTACCAATGACTTGGCCCAGTACACCTTGGCGGTGGATCGGTCCAATGAGTACGTGGCCGATTTGTATCAGTCCAGCGATCCTGCTGTTTTAAGGTTGATTCAGTCCAGTATCGATGTCGCTGGTGCGCACAACATTCCGATCAGCGTGTGCGGTGAGATGAGCAGCAATCCCGCACGGGCGTTGTTGTTGATTGGGATGGGCGTTCGTAGTTTGAGCGTGCCTCCATCGGCCCTGCCACGCGTGAAGAAGGCCATTCGAAACGTTTCAATCGAGCAGTGCGAAGCGATCGCTAAGCGGGTTTCGAGGCTTGAGTCGGCGCGGGACGTTGATTTGTATTTGCTTGACCGGCTTTCGGAACTGGCTCCTGAGTTGGTGATGCAATGA
- a CDS encoding TIGR03936 family radical SAM-associated protein, whose amino-acid sequence MSASSSESESLVTPGKVSESSQAPASAEGSVSSQRQASAEARVEAPRPQKPRRTRKSRVSPNLHPEGSLRVRYRIRFSKTDLLRWISHRDLASLWERIGRRVGLPFSMTEGFHPKPRLMFPSALPLGVESLDEVVDLELDREWDESELLGKLREDQQPGLAIHHATRVDLTEGKARLAGRQYRVTLPDDFNGAERSQVELAIEQLKGSGTITIDRKGKDVVTHVPTQIPSLELQADCLVARLVNGEAASLKIHDILDLLSISDWPDRGTTLIRTHTFLRGEEMPSSDSTKHS is encoded by the coding sequence ATGAGCGCGAGTTCTTCTGAATCCGAATCGTTGGTCACGCCCGGTAAGGTGTCTGAATCGTCGCAGGCTCCGGCGTCCGCCGAGGGTTCCGTTTCATCCCAGCGGCAGGCGTCAGCTGAGGCCCGGGTTGAGGCTCCGCGGCCGCAGAAACCACGTCGCACTCGCAAGTCTCGGGTTTCGCCGAACTTGCATCCCGAAGGCAGTCTGCGGGTTCGCTATCGGATCCGGTTTTCCAAAACGGACTTGTTGCGTTGGATTAGCCACCGTGACTTGGCGAGTTTGTGGGAGCGGATTGGGCGTCGGGTCGGGTTGCCTTTTTCAATGACCGAAGGCTTTCATCCGAAGCCGCGGCTGATGTTTCCGTCGGCATTGCCGCTTGGCGTTGAGAGTCTTGATGAGGTTGTTGACCTAGAGCTCGACCGGGAATGGGATGAAAGCGAGTTGCTGGGCAAGTTGCGCGAAGACCAGCAGCCAGGCTTGGCAATCCATCACGCCACGCGAGTCGATCTTACTGAAGGAAAGGCTCGGTTGGCTGGCCGTCAGTACCGTGTCACGTTGCCGGACGACTTCAATGGCGCCGAACGCAGCCAGGTTGAGTTGGCGATCGAGCAGCTTAAGGGAAGTGGCACCATCACGATCGATCGTAAGGGGAAGGATGTTGTCACGCATGTGCCGACGCAAATCCCTTCGCTTGAACTGCAAGCTGATTGCTTGGTAGCGAGGCTCGTCAATGGCGAAGCTGCCTCGTTGAAAATACACGACATTCTTGACTTACTCAGTATTAGTGACTGGCCCGACCGGGGCACCACTTTGATTCGAACACACACGTTCTTGCGGGGCGAAGAGATGCCCAGCTCGGACTCAACAAAACACTCGTAA